The following DNA comes from Hordeum vulgare subsp. vulgare chromosome 3H, MorexV3_pseudomolecules_assembly, whole genome shotgun sequence.
AACAACGGAAAATAACCCGTAAGGGAAAGAAACTTCTGTCTAAAAAGACAAATCATTTCTACATTCTCAAAACGTCCAAATAGCATTCTAAATCTATTTGAAATACTATCCAAGCAATGACAAAaatattaccgaaaaaggctttcgccctgttttatatataaagcaacgatCCACAACATCCGATACAAATGCACGCCAACACAACACACGCACACACCCATGGCAGAATACATAGGTGCCGATCGCATCAACATCATCCCTAGCACTAACACGCGAAGAGATGAGACCGCATACGACGAACCGTGCGCTCTAAGGTGGTGCCTTCAGAAAGGATACGACACCGGAGCGTCGCTACCGCCTAATCCGATGATCAGAGTTTCCCCTGGAGCAGCACGATGGGCGATGAGAGTCACAACGATGTCTTCAAGAAAGGAACGACCTTCGCCGCCACCGGTCCGTCCGAAGAAAGAGCAGATTTTCACCCCGACCAACACTCACGCTGTCGATTGCCACACCCCGGCTACCACGCCGCCCACATGGCCATGGCCAACAGGCAGCACCAGGCCACGACCTCTGCCCAAGAGCACTGCCTAATCTCCTCGAGGGCCGCCGCCCCGGCATCCAAGACATTGAACCCACCTGACCTGAGATCCGCCGCCGCTACCCCAACCAAAGAGACGGGCGAAAATGAGTCGCCTTTCGCACCCATGGGCAACCCCCAACACCGAGACCCAATAGGCCGCCCAATATGATCTCCATCGGCTCGTCCTGCACCACCGGGCGTGAGATGAGACCGGTCCTACGACACCGTGTGCGGGACGAGGTCAGTCCTGCTGTAGCATGTGCGAGACAAGCTCGGTCGTACACACGTGCATGAGACGAGGTTGGTCCAACCGCACCAGATGCAAGACGAGCAATGGACCGTGCTGGGAGAGGGCCAACCCTTCGACAGAAGTAGAGCCCGGACGCCGAGGAGATGGAGCGAAGGTCGACACGGTCCGATCGTAGACAAACCGATGCCGGAAAAGTCGACCATCGTCGTGGCCAGAGCCACCAAGCTACCGTGTAGCGCcacgccaccaggaggccaccgcCCGTGCGCCAGATCCCCCGTGCCTCCGCCCACGACCGGAGTAGCAGCCACGTTGGGCCGATGCCCCAACTGATGCCGCCCGCCAGAAGAGCAGATCTAGCGGGCACGCACCGTCATCAACCCGCTCCACCGACCCCCATGCTCCACGAGGAAAATTCGGTGCCATCTCCCTTCACCAGCCACCACTGCCACTGGAGCACCAGCAACAGCCGGCCCGCGCCGCCACCCAGATCTAGGAGCCAGATCGGTTCCAGCCCGTCATGGCTCCAGGAGGCGCGCACCCCCAGCAAGCAGCCTGCCATGCCGCCGAGCCCGTCGGCCGTCATTGCCGGACGAAGATCCGCCGCACCGTCGCGCACTACGCCATCGTCGCGTCCCAACCCACCGAATTTGGCCCGCGCCAAGCCCCCTGAGCGGGGAGACGAGGAGGCCCGCCGCCGCCGGTGGTGGACGGGCTTTGCCCGGGCGCGCCCTACGACAGCGAtgcgaggagaaggagggagggggAAGCGGGGGGGCGGgaccggcggctagggttcccccGTCGTCCGCGGGAGCGAGTTTCCAAGGCTCTACCGAGAAAAATATTAGCAGGTGGATACAAATTGAATGCTATTTGGATGATTAATCAATACAAATTTACATTGTAAAAATAGGTGTTTGATTGTCTCATCATTAAATATAAAAGGTACACTTCTTGCCTCCTTGTCAATTGCGACAGTCGAGATTGTCTTTAAGTAGCACAACACCCCGTTGAATATACTACATGAAGATTTtaattttttgtgaagttttgacaTCTAGTTTTTTTCGTTACTATCCGCTAAAAAATCTAAACGCGTGAGCGTACGGTACATAGGGTCGATTCTGAAAAGCTCAGATGTAGTGAGGTTCGAACGAAATACGTTCCGTTCTTGTGTCAAGTTAATTGATTCCATTGAAGATAACATAAGACAGGGCAATCAAATCCTACCCGAAAGAAATATCAGACATGAATAAGTTGAGCATCTGCGCAACAATATCATTCTTATGACGAATTCATATTTACATGTCATAAAACTTGAACTCCTATTCACTTAATCATTACATCTCATTCTCTCCAACAATTTTGATCTGCTTTCTTCTTGGCCGGACAAAAGCTTGCATGTCGGTCTAATTGTCCTAAAACCGGATCGATGCATGTTTGCCGACGCAAGGAAATCACCTCTGGTTTCTTTTTCACGCGAGAATCGAGAGAGGATGAAAGACATGACTGTACAATGTGACGGATCACGTACAAAACTCAGCGAGCGTACAAGCACAATTTTCCACTCTGTAGTTTGATCGTGTTCATGCATGCCTGAGTTTCTGACTCCCAAACTGAGCTAACAAAAGATGGTGCACGAGCCTGGCTGGCGTACAGTACATAGCTGGGCGTACAAGCAACGCACGCGGCAAGCCAGTCGCTGGCTCACCGGCGCTTCCCCTTGGCGCTGCCGCCGCCCGCGCGGTGCTGGCTTTGGGGCGCCGGCTTGCCGAAGAGGCTGCAGAAGCCGCAGGCGGCGACGCGCGGGGAGGGCGGGTCGAGCGCGGGCTGGACGTGCCCCGCCCTGTACCCGCCGTGCCCCCCGCTGGAGCCGCTACGCTGCATCCGCGCCGGGGCCGCCGTCTCCTTGCCCGACGCCGACAGCTGCTGCTTGTCCTCCCACACACTCCCCGACGACCCCGACCGCCGGAACGTCTCGCTCGACCGCTGCAGCCCCGCCATGCCTACCAGGCGTTACCCTCCTTTCTTTCTCTGGGATCGGCTTGTGACTTTGTGAGTAGTTGTGACCGTTCTACCTGCCGGTCCGCGCGGGCGGCGCGTCTATATATGACCTTTTAGTCGGAtgggaggagctggagctggagttGGGGAGCAGTCAATGCATATGTGCTTGCGTTGCGTGTGTGGTGTGGgtttggctggctggctggcataGGAATCGCAGGAGGACAACGGAGCAGCAACTGATGCTGCTGGTGAAGGTCGTCTCCATCCGAGGGAGTTGTTGGGCTGTAGACGTAGAGGCCATGTTTATTCTAGCCCAGCGGGAAAGAAATGCAAGGTTATCATTTACTGTATCAAGCTTTGACCGGTGATTATAAATTGCTAATGATAGAGAAAGCAAGCTATAAATCAAGCGCAACTTCACGTCCGGTGTGTACGtacgtactccctctgtcccaaaataagtgtcttaagtttgtactaactttagtataaagttgtattagatttgagatacttattttgggacggagggagtacgtacGTATAGGATGAGGTGTGGCGAGGCGGAGTGGAGACGCGTTCAAAGCATGCGCGCTTGCTACTTTGGTTGGACCGTCCCCCGACGACTTCACCGCGCACTCGGCTCCGGGATCGGCATCACGCCTTCGGAACTGTTCAGACCGTGCATGAACGGCATTGGCTCTCGGCGAGTCAGTGTGGTGCTTTTTTTcccctctctctgtgtgtgtggcGGTGTACTTGTCAAAGTTTAAACTAATCAATCATTACGCAGAATGATTACGCCTAAGGACATAAAATAAGTAGGAATGTGAGGATCGATTCCCTCGTCTGTCGAGTATTTTGAAATTGACGTACGGAGAGACGTTTGACCTCCCACAAACAAATGACCCAAATAATGTCAACAAAATTGTTTGGTTGGACCACTTGGCATTGGTGGTAAGCtatataaaaaaaaataaaaaaaatgtttggTTGGAAAATATTGCCGAATGGACTGTCATTTTTTTTCCTGAACATAGTACGTGTTGAAAATATCAACAGCTTTTCGATTAGACTAATTCATGAGTAAACAGTAAGCATGTCAATTGCGGTATTTAACTCATACAAATAGCTAAGCATGTGAGCACGTACAATACATATAATAAAAGCATAAATGAGCACATCATATACGGCTAGCACATGAACGAGTAAACGAGTGTTGAACACATCATACTCTTGGGTTGGTTAGGCCAACTATGCGTCGTCAACAACAACCTCGGCAGCATGTGTGGCCTTCTTTTTGGGAGCGGTGTCTTCGACCATAGTGTCGATGCAGGGAAAGTAGTGGAAGCAGACGAGGACGGAGACAGGGACAAATCGGGAGGAGTCGCGTCGAGACGCTTCGCAAAAAACTTATTGTCGTTCTCCTGGGTAGTATCTCGAACGATAGGGTTCCGAAGGCACCTGCTCTCCCGACCAACCGTGCACATGGTTGTTGGGATGGGATCGTCGGAAGCAATACACAGAGAGGAACAATAGATGACGGCTAGGGTTATGCGCGGAGGAAGAGAATGAAGTTAGGGTTTAGCCAACTCCTCCTTATATAGGCCGTCAGTTAGATGGGCCTGGGCCAAATGCACGACGGAGACTGTGAACAACCGGCTGTCCAACGTCTTGGACACTGGCACTTTCGTTAGCAACTCATTAATTAATCTACAATTAATTAACCATTTATGATGACAAAAATAAGGCTATGTTTGGCTCATTCCCGTAACCTGAGGCACGTCGTGGCAAGGCGAGGCAGGCGgcggctgctacctcttgagcttgcgttggtttttcccttgaagaggaaagggtgatgcagcacaataacaataagtatttccctcagttttgagaaccaaggtatcaatccagtaggagaatcaagccaagtgtccagagtacctgcgcaaacacaaacaagcttgcacccaacgctataaaggggttgtcaatcccttcaagattgattgcaaagtgagatctgaaggtggaaagtgcaacgaagtaaaagtgtaaggctgaaaatatgatgtgaagtagacccgggggccatagtgttcactagaggcttctctcaaaatagcaaatattacggtgggtgaacgaattactctcgagcaattgatagaaccgcgcaaagtcatgacgatatctaaggcaatgatcatacatataggcaccacgtccgagacaagtagaccgatactgtctgcatttaatactatcactccacacatcgaccgctatccaacatgcatctagtgtattgactttacgacgaacaaagtaacgccttaagaaagatgacatgatgtagatggataaattcatgcaatagatataaaccccatctttttacacttgatggcaacaacacgatgcgtgcctcgctaccccttctgtcactgggtgaggtcactgcacggtatgaacccaaaaccaagcacttctcccattgcaagaatcatagatcaacttggccaaacaaaacccacaactcgaacagaattacaaggatatgaaatcatgcatataagagatcagaagaaactcaaataagattcatagataatctgatcataaatccacaattcatcggatctcgacaaacacaccgcaaaagaagattacatcagatagatctccatgaagatcatggagaacgttgtattgaagatccaagagagagaagaagccatctagctactagctatggacccaaaggtctatggtgaactactcacgcatcatcggagaggcaatggtgttgatgaagaagccctccgtattcgaattcccctccggcagggcaccaaaacgtgccccagatgggatcttgcggagacagaagcttgtggcggcggaaaagtattttcgtggatctctctcatggttttggaattttaggggatttataggcggaagaagtagggcagacgagccacagggggcccacaagcctgccaggcgccggccccctagccgcgcctagggggcttgtggcctcccctggtggcctctgccttggttctcacgcctccTGCGTATCTtcggttctggaaaaaatcttttcggaagttttattccgtttgggctccgtttaatattctcctctgaaaagggtcaaaaacacgaaaaaaacaggaactggcacttggcactaagttaataagttagtcccaaaaaagatataaaaggcatacaaaacatccaaagtttgacaagataaaagcatgaaaccatcaaaaattatagatacgttggagacgtatcaagcatccccaagcttaactcctgctcgtcctcgagtagggaagtgataaagactgaatttttgatgtgaaatgctacctagcatatttgttttttgtaacttctttcatgtggcatgaatgtttagatccgtaagattcaaaataatagtttgctatcgacatgaaaacaataatactccaagcaaactagcaaggtaatcatgaactttcgaaataaaaaggccaaagaaaattatccctacaaaatcatatagtgtggctatgctccatcatccccacacaactaatttaaatcaagcacaaccccggtattgaccaagtaattgttttcgcactcttactttctcaaacctttttcaactctcactcaatacatgagcgtgagccatggatatagcactctaggtggaatagagtgtggtggaggttgtgagacaaaaaggaggagatggtcacatcgactcggcgtatcaaagggctatggagatgcccattaatagatatcaatgtgaaagagtagggattaccatgcattggatgcacttagagctataagtatgtgaaagctcaaaaggagaactagtgggtgtgcattcaacttgcttgctcacgaagacctagggcaattttgaggaagcccatcattggaatatacaagccaagttatataacgaagattcctagtagcatatggtggtgacgaaacaagagactctcaatcatgaagaatatggtgctattatgaagcacaagtgtgcaaaagatagtagcattgtcccttctctctttttctctttttgtttgtttgggctctttggcctctttccatatctctctttttttgtgggcaactttggcctctttttttatttcctcacatgggacaatgctctaataatgatgatcatcacacttttatttaatcaaagctcaatgcttagaacaatgatgactctataggaaatgtctccggcggtgtaccgggatgtgcaactatctagcttggcgtatgacgttgaaaacatctcgctagctatcttacgatcatgcaatggcaatatgaaagtgacggcacatgtcatgagacggaacggtgggagttgcatgacaatatatctcggaatggctatgaaaatgccatagtaggtaggtatgctggctattttgaggaaggcatatggtgggttcgtgcaccggtgaaagttgcacggtactagagaggctagcaatggtgaaaggtgaaagtgcatctataccatggactcgcattagtcatgaagaactcacatacttattgcgaaagtttttactagtaattgaaacaaagtgctaaacgcatactcctaggggaagggttggtaggtgttaaccatcgcgcgatcccgaccgcaacacaaaggatgacaatcaatagataaattatgctccgacttcctaacatagcggttcccatacgtgcatgttacgggaatcactaaattcaacacaagtatttctagattcacaacaccctactaacataactcttaatattaccaaatccatgtctcaaaactatttgagaggaatcaaacttctctttctaatcaatgcacatgaagatggaagttttattgtatcctctttgggtacctatcacctttgggactactttcatagcacaagccaaataCCAAGTTACTTTGAGAGATCactctaaaaaagatataagtgaagatcgagagttcttatttctccaaaatatgactccgatgtgctctaaaatatctaagtgaagcacatagagcaaagttatctatctcaaaagatataagcgaagctcaaagagtattctagcaaattcacgatgagtgcatgtctctctcaaaaggtgtgcagcaaggatgattgtgacacaaaaaaataaaagactcctatgataaaatacgctccaagcaaaacacatatcatgtggtgaataaaaatatagctccaagtaatgttaccgatggattgaagacgaaagaggggatgccttcccggggcatccccaagcttagactttttggtgtccttgaatttggcttgggatgccttgggcatccccaagtttgatctatttccactctttattccattgtccatgagaacatcacccgaaacttgaaaacttcacaacacaaaacttaaacagatactcgtgatatcattagcacaagaaaacaaactaccacctctttaggtactgtagcaaacttgatttctatttatattggtgttagattactgtattctcacttttccatggctaataccccccgatactatccatagtttcttcaaaataagcaaccaacacaacaaaaacataatctgtcaaaaagagaccagtctgtagcaactgtatacttcgtatacttggtatctcaaaaattctgaaaaattatgacaatttggtcaaatggcatatcaaccagcagcaaaaagaatcaactcaaaagaactttctggataaaaatgaaaaataatttgatgagcgaaaagtttctgtctttttccagcaggatcaaacaaccatcaccaaactagtcataaaggttttacttggctcaaacacaaaaagaaacacaaaagacaatcataacagaactatgatggtgtggacgcaacaaaacagaaagcaaaaagcaaagataaattcatcgggatgcctcccaacaagcgctattgtttaacgcccttagctaggcataaggtgacagaatcacgtatcgtcgtctttggtgctcaaaccataagtagccctcatcatggattcataaggcaatcttattttctttctaggaaaatgttccatgcccttctttaaaggaaatttaaatctaatattcccttccttcatatcgatgacaacaccaatagtccttaggaaaggtctaccaagaatgataggacatgtaggattgcaatcaatatcaagcacaatgaaatccatgggtacatagttcctatttgcaataataagaacatcattgatccttcccatgggtttcctaacagtagaatccgcaagatccaAATTAAGATAGcattcatcaatctcattaaagcctagaacatcacataacgactttggaatcgcggaaacactagcacccaaatcacacaaagcattgaattcatagtttttgatcttgattttgatagtaggttcccactcatcatgaagttttctaggaatagaaacttccaattcaagtttctcttcaagagattttatcatagcatcgatgatatggtcggtaaaggctttgttttggctataagcgtgtggagagtttagcatggattgcatcaaggaaatacattcagtcaaagagcaactatcataattgaattccttgaaatccaaagtagtagtttcattactactcaaagttttgatatcctctactccactttcaatgcttttagcatcaagaaaaatagactccgaatcattggggcgtttttcaaccaaggtggattcatatccatccccatcatcattaggtttgacactaaaaAACAAGgactcaatgggagtcacaccaagcactttaagatcttcgtgattctcgtcacgagaacacgcctttttagccattcatgtctagcacgaatttgggcggttctttctttactctcattcatggaaacacacatatctttcaaagtttcatccatattgatcttgggaggagcacatctaactttcaaagcatcaatatcaatagacattctatcaacgctcctagccaaatcatcaattttgagtagtttttcttctatggacgcattgaaaatcttttgcgagttgataaactctttgatattactctctagatcagagggtaatttattgtaatttccatgagcatttttgtaggagttgccaaagttattagagggattactaggaaaaggcctaggaatatagtttcctctaaaagcattgttgttgccaaaattattcctaccaacaaaattaacgtccaagttctcattgctactctcaatcaaggaagacaagggcatatcatttggatctaaaggagcacatttactagcaaacaatttcattaactcatccatcttagcactcaacgagttaatttcttctttagcgtgtacctttttactagtaggtgaccttttagtgtgccactgagaatagtttgtcatgatattgtctaggagttttgtggcttctcctaatgtgatttccatgaaggttccaccggaggcggagtccaagatatttctagaagcaaaattgaaaccagcgtagaagatttgtataatcatccaaagactcaaaccaTGAGGAGgagaatttctaatcatcaatttcattctatcccaagattgtgcaacatgttcatgatcaagttgcttaaaattcatgatatcattacggagggagataatcttagtcggcggaaaatacttggatatataaacatctttgcacttgttccaagaatcaatactatttttgggcaaagatgaaaaccaagtttttgctcgatctcgcaatgagaacggaaatagcttcaatttaatcacatcattatccacatatttcttcttttgcatattgcaaatctcaatgaaggtattaagatgggatgcggcatcttcactaggatggccg
Coding sequences within:
- the LOC123440154 gene encoding MAPK kinase substrate protein At1g80180-like — encoded protein: MAGLQRSSETFRRSGSSGSVWEDKQQLSASGKETAAPARMQRSGSSGGHGGYRAGHVQPALDPPSPRVAACGFCSLFGKPAPQSQHRAGGGSAKGKRR